Within Rhododendron vialii isolate Sample 1 chromosome 12a, ASM3025357v1, the genomic segment CTAAGATTCAGGGTTTCCAGAGAAGATTTTGCTGGTAGTATTTTTTCCAAGACTTGTTTGCGAAAAATCCTTTCTTCAGTTTTGCGATATCAGTAGTGTCAGTTTATTTTTAGCTTAGGAGGACAAAATTCTGCATGATGTAGTTTCTAACGCTAGCCTCTCTGCTTATTGTAGGGAAGAAGGTGATGTATGACTTATTGGTCAATCGAAACCTGGATTATGCTTATTACTTGCTTATGTACATCATTCTGTGGATTCACTTGGATATTCTAGAACCATGATGTggaatgagtattttttttttcacgattTTCTATAGAAATCGAACACAAATCTAGACACATTAGTCTGTTAAGTCAGTTATGAATTTTGACTCGGTACAATTTTGTTTTATCGGATTTGACATTTTCTACCATATGTAGTATTATCTTGTGCTTGAGCATTAGACAGTTTGTGAAGGTTTGATGTGGATGCAATTTTGGATGCTCCTGGTTTGATgcagttttgttttcttttggattgGAGTGTGAAAATCTTGATGCAGTACAATTAAGGGTACTCGTGTCATTTTCAGTCCTTTACTAGTATTAGGATTCCCTATAGCTTTAACTTGTCCTAGCTGATAGACTAGAAAGTACCATCGGAAGTGGTTGCCAAGATGGCAAATGGTGTGGTGGTGAAATTCCCCACAAGCACACGGTCGCGAGTTCGAATACCGCTTGTGGGTAATGTTGTGTGGTTTTTGATTACATGTTCTTAATTGGGATTCCTCTGTCATGAATCTCATCATCAGTTTTGAAAATTCGTTTACTAAATTGAAATTCTTTGTTCTTCGTTTGATTCCTATTTGGTTGGGAAGGTACCAAATGACGGAAAATTTCTCCCACAACACATTACCCCACTTCAATCTTCCCTTACACCCCAAATAGCAAATTCTTCATGCGAATACGCTCAGCTCTTATTGCACTCTAAAAAGCTTCAAACTATGAGAGAACCAAACCGTCCCTTTCCTTTAACGCCTTTCTTGTCCTTGAAGTTTTTGGTTGTGTCGGATGTGAAACCTTCTCCAGTTCCTTGTCTAGATCCACCCCTCGGATTGGACTCTTCTGGCCATCAGAATCCTGTTCTTGTCCTGCTTGAGGACTGCATCACTCAAAGTAGATGATGCCTCACCAAAATCGCGAAAAGAACCCGCCTCACTTTTCTTCTGAAACACAACCTCTGCCCTTTTAACAACTAAGGGAGAGGAAGGAATAATAGCAACAGGTCCGCAACCTCTACTTCACAATTACAAAAGTCATTTATTTGTACCTTAAACTACTTTAGCACTTCCAAATTCCTTGTTCACTTTTGCTTAGTGAATAGTGATAAAGAAAAACTCTTTctcgaaagagaaaaagagaaagactCTTGCCTATGTGCATATATTTAAGTGTAGTAGTTACTCTGGTGCGAAACACAAGTGttcaattgagagagagagagagagagagagagagagagagagagagagagagagagaatggggggGAGGCTCAATGAAGCAGAGATCAAAGTACACGTAAGTTCGTTGCACGAAGAACATGAATGCAATCTTGATGGAGCTGTGGTGAAATGTTTCAATTGGACTCCTCTACATGCGGCTGCATCAAGTGGGCAACTAGAGCTTTTCCAGCAACTGTTGAGTAGCAGCCCAGAGCTTGCTGATGCTCTAGATTCGCAACAACGATCGCTCCTTCACTTGGCATCGGCCAACGGACACATTGGGATTGTGAAAGCATTAACAAAGGTGAGACCAGAGATGTGCCTAGCTCGTGATCGAGATGGTGCAAACCCTCTTCATGTTGCAGCTATGAGAGGAAAAGTCGAGGTCTTGGATGAGTTGTTTCAAGCTAACCCCCATGCAGCTCGAGCTTATAGGGTGGACaggggagaaagagagactATCTTACACATATGCGTCAAATACAACCAGCTACAGTTTCTACAAATGTTGTTGGAGAAATACTTTAAAGGTGAGGAGTTTGTCAATGCTAAAGATAATGCTGGCAACACCATACTACACCTTGCTGTTGCGGATCGAAGATTCCAGGTACGTTAGGACCACAATCAAGGCTTTAGTTTGGCCTCAATACTTTTGAAGTATGATAATTTGAGACCAAATGTGGGAGTACTTCTTAAATAGCTTAGTTTGTGATGAATCCAACTATGTTTCTAGGTCTGAAAAGTGAGTAAAGAGCACACTATatatttttggataattttgaaaaaaatatgaatataaTTTGAAAACAACtcagaaaagaaaggaagtaGCCAAaatattgaactgttttgggtaatttttattctggtgattcttttgaagttgtttttttttttttggaaaaaatttaatttgttcattttctcTCATCAAGACATATCATATTATGATAATATTTtaaccaaaaagttacaaaagaaaaaaagccaaagtcaaattttttggTAAAATCAAACTCTAACTCATTTATTCTAGGATACAGAAACGAACATAAATTAGTAGTGAATGATAAGTTcagaataaaaagaagaatatttTCAGCGAATAATGGCCAGATAGCTTAAAATGTTTTACTTCGAAGAAGTGTATGATGCCGAAACTGTTATTTGAAAAACAAACTATGAATCCCTCGCATCTAATGGATGTTTCAGATTATCGAGCATGTTCTCAGCCACACGGAAATACATGTCAATgcaacaaatgaaatcaaaaaAACAGCGATGGACATTCTACTTCTTGGACAGAAAAAAGGAACAGAACCAGAAGGAGTAGACTATGATATTCAAGCCTTAATTCGAAACACACGTGCTAAAAGAGTCAAGGATACCGTCGATCCTTCGAAATTACCAGAgagaaaaaatgcaattataatAGCTGCTGTACTAATGGCAACCGTAGCCTTCCAAGCAGGGGTGACCCCTCCAGGTGGTGTTTGGCAAGACGATTCAGATGGACACAAAAGCGGAGAAGCTGTGATGGCTTACAATCATCCATTTCTGTTCTGGTACTTCTCCGGTTTTAATATAATCGGGTTTGTCGCATCTCTAGTCACAATCAGTTTGATCATGATTGAATTCCCCTTCAAGAAAATGACACATTGGCTGTTGATTGCTTCGCTTATGGGCGCAACAATTGTATCGATAGCGATAATGTACTTAATTTCTCTTGCTGCGGTTGCGCCTGGACCGAAACCAAGCAACCGAACAGTCCTTCACATTGGTGGGATTCTAACTATAACTTCGGTCACCATAGCAGCTGCTTCTTTCCTATTGTGCATGATAGCAAGAACTATGCGCAAGAGAAAGAGCAGAAATAACGCCGTGGATCCACCTTCAGAAAACGAGGctaatgtttgatttttttctgtTCTTATTGTATGAATTTTCATGAGCAATGCAATAATCATGCATGCTCTGGTGTTTAATTTAAAATTGTTATGTTTAAATTCAAGGTTTGCTAgttattgtaataaaattggATTGTGATTTGCGAGTAGTAGTACTCCTCGTCTTTCCCTTATCATTCTATTGGAATCCCCTCCTATTGATTTGGTATTTTctttaccttttcttttaacACAGAAAATTTCCTTTTCACTATACGAATACTCAAcaagtaaaataaaagaaagttgaACAATAATAAAGGATGAACACAAGGATGTAAGCGAAAACCCCCTTCAATAGGGTAAAAAATCACGGGAGGAAATCAAACCACTACAAATAAACATTATGCAGCTACAAAACGATCTTAATTAAGACAACCGTGAATCCTCACCGACTGACTGAAGATTGAATTGCCAAATCCACGTACACCGCACCAAGTGGTTGATTGCTGAatgccttgaatccacaagtccTCCAAGATACTTCCAGAATCCACCGTAAGAACGATTCACTTTGTAGAATCAAAGTTTGATAATAGCTTTTGGAGTTATTCTGAAAATCTGATGACCAACCGATCATATGTTTACTCCAAGAGACAAACTAAAATCTCCCTCCGGCATTTCCTCAATTTTGGAGCAAGAGAAGAACTGCACTCATATATTCGGTCACTTGGCAAAACCCAAAAGAACCGTATAtaaatagatagaaaaaatgactgtttcgaaagaaaaaaaaaatagaaaaaatggcAAGTTTCTTAAGCACTGGTGAAAGCTATATTGGAGTTTCTCGAGCACTAATTCTGATGTATGTTTCCATATTTCATCCACTGATTCTGTGATCCCCTTTCCTTGTAGGCTGCTATAATCACGAGATTTTcttgaaagatttgattttcTTCCACCAAACTCGACCTTTCAATTATACAATATAATTGATATACTTCTTAAACAGACGATCTAgaaatataaaagaaataagttagagcatccacagtggtataatcaaaattaaaatgttgttaatgttagcaacatttgcttaaaaaagagctcacacactacaagaaaaattacattgggtgacgaataaaaatcgtcacaaattgcatgtttttcgtcacaaataatataggtgacgaaaaaaaatttgtcgactaaaggttgtcgatgatttctacctggtgacgaaatctatttttcataacctatagtgccttttgatgacgaaatatttcatcaccaaaaagtgaataattggtgacgaaatttttttcctcgcttattgtgctgtTTGACGGCGAAAGAATTCGTCACCGATAGGTCACATCGGTGACGcaaatttttgtcaccaatataagaaattggtgacgaaatttttcgttgcaaaagacgttttcatatgggaaaaaaatccttctttcttgcttctACTGGGTTtcaaatttttcgttgcaaaagacgttttcatatgggaaaaaaatccttctttcttgctcttaCTGGGTTTcaaacccgagtcccttgagtttttcgtaTAAGCCCcgaccaactacaccacacacacttttcaataaatatttgaaatatctaatatataacatatatgtttaacatgaaaatatatttcgaatgtaattttgaacttttaaatattaaaattagcaattttgataaacatgaaagttgtaggcaattgagttattgttcaaacccaatttgaattatgtcaatcggagtttttagtaacgagttatgtccgaaatatatttagtgacaaagagcaattcataaatttcgtcacgaaaggtacccatttaatgacgaaatatatttttcgtcactgaaagcgttaaaatggtgacgaaaaataagcatttggcgatgaaaaaaatatttcgttactaaattggtctcatttggcaacaaaatatatattttgtcaccaaatgattatctttggtgacgaaaaataattttgtcaccttttttaagcttttggtgatgaaaaatgtatttcttcaccaaatgggtaccctttggtgacgaaattttttttttgttgctaaacaagtataattggtgacgaaattattttgtcaagGAAGTTGttaaaacagtgacgaatttattttttcgtcgccaaatatactcatttagtgacgaaattaaattttgtcgccactttttcgtcaccaattttcatttttcttgtagtgacagtagaataatcaaacttagcaacctcttagcaactcatcaaattttgaccattggataatcaaaactagcaactttttgccaataatcaaatttagttgtctccacatttcctcaatcaagtataCCATCATAatacaaaaaccttctctctctctttcattttcaacatatttctaagaaaaatacttttaaaaaaaagtttctatttttttgcaaaaactgttttttttttcaaaactgttatttatttatttttgcaaaaactatttattattattattattttcaaaaaatgttcttttaaaaaaaattcaaaaactatttttttattcgaaaactgttttttttttgaactttttcttgaaaacttttttcttaaatcaaagatttcaaaaaactattttctctttttctaataacctatttttattagtttgaaacctatttttaaaaaattattttctatgttcacaatttttagatttttataaattgaaatggtgatgtgacaagttttgattattcaaatttgattgtaccattgtggacctctacattgctaaccttaacaatcCCTTAAATGCATAATCAAAAGATGacgtggcaacttttgattattgacttttggttattctactgtggatgctcttacaacCCAATAATTAAGGGATACAAAACAATGAGAGTAAATTCTATCCACCATAGGTGGAAATCATGGGGTTTTCACCACTGCTTGTGGGCCCTACaagacttttttttattacaatctgaaccattcattttgtagggtACGTAGGGTAGTATATCtatgaaaaaaatcatcttgattAGATATCGATAAATATATCGTAACTTGTATTTTGGTTGGTTTATAGAATGGATGGTTatagattttgaagttaaattgTCCATGACTGTACATTTTATaaatcgaaattcaatttttaatactccctccgtccctaaataagtgacCGGTGCTCAAACTTAggcctttaaaaaaatgaatttgttttgttaaaaaaatttaatttttttcccaaatgaatagatatcaatgagctttattagattgtaaaaaaaatttagattttttttcgaaaaatatgCATCTTTTGTAATCCTAAGTTTGCGTgctgaacacttatttagggacggatggagtatatcttttgatgtccgatcaacttcatttttttgcatgaatataTTATTCTGCGGGCCCTAtatgatgaacggttcagattataataaaaaatgcttGGTGGGGCCTGTAACGGGCGGTGGTGGAAAACCAATGGTTTCCACCTGTACAATTTTATCTCCAAAAGAATATGTGTTTTTGTCATGAGATTTACCAAAAATATAAACCTTACAATCTTCCTTTTTAgcacttccatgacaaaacaCACATAGTACATTCATCCGGCAACAACCAACATAAAAGAAGTACGGACAGACAAAAACATACTAAGGAGTGAGGAGAACGAGATTGAGGGAGGAGAACCCTCATCTCGGTCATGAAGGAGGCAAACTGAGCCGCATGTTTGGTTAGTGCCGCTGGAAGTTGAAAAAGTTGCTTGCCTTGGCGCACTTGGTCTTTGAGAATTACCTCAAGCAATATTCATAACTACAAAATCTGGTCTCAGTAGTTTTTGAGAGAGCATCCTTAATGTTGTGTGGTTTTGATTACATGTTCTTTATTGGTGATTCCTCTGTCATCAATCTCAAGAATGGCAACGGTACACATCTGGTGTAACTAAAAATGTTACGCCTGTCAATGGTTAAAGTTATGCCTCTCAATGTGTTTCCCACTTCTCCGTCGGGTAGGTGTGAGCGGAAAATCCAATGGCGTGTGCGGTGTGagcgcgggcgtgccaggacttgtcggCGTCCAATGTACAGAAGGCGTGAGCGCCTCGATCTGACTTCGTATGTAGTGTGactgcgtgtgacccaaagggtgaAGTCACAatgaggttcgtggttttgccacaATGAAcgtggacttaaaatttcccaaccgtgtgagaaaaagaagaacaaacgtagaaataactttattatgtcgtaataataaagttgagggtacaagagagatagaataactttattatgtcgtaataataaagttggggtacaagagagatagaataactttgttatgtcgtaataacaaaattgggatacaagagagatagaaatgaaggagaaatgagataattgcttcgctaggaaggctttggttttaagcattgagcttgattggtgtaagaatccatttttcttcttgtcttctagcaTTTATAGACAAGGGTCTCCACGGTTTTGCTGAGCTTCGGAAATCAACTGCTTTTTTCGAATTGGACAAGTGTCCCATGCCCCATGCACGTTGTAGCAGTTAATTGAGATCATGGGTGGTTTATTAGAAGTTATCAAGGGTAATGGGCCACGTCATGCTCCATTTTTCGTGGCCATCAGAGAAACACAAATCTTTTGACCTAGTCAAATAGCCTTTCACTTCTAAGAAACTGCCAACCCACTTCCTTATTTCATGGTGATCATGGGTAATGGTCCATCTAATTAAATTAGATAGCCTTATTATATGTTTTACCCTTAAAGATCCTTCCAGAACCTCAATTATTTTCCATGAGCTATGGGCCTCTTAGAATTTCATCCGAATAATTAAGCTCAA encodes:
- the LOC131310306 gene encoding ankyrin repeat-containing protein BDA1-like isoform X2; the protein is MGGRLNEAEIKVHVSSLHEEHECNLDGAVVKCFNWTPLHAAASSGQLELFQQLLSSSPELADALDSQQRSLLHLASANGHIGIVKALTKVRPEMCLARDRDGANPLHVAAMRGKVEVLDELFQANPHAARAYRVDRGERETILHICVKYNQLQFLQMLLEKYFKGEEFVNAKDNAGNTILHLAVADRRFQIIKHVLSDTEIHVNATNESKQTAMDILLLGQKKGTKPKGVDYDIQVLLQKHAKRFKDAVDPTKLPERKNGIIVAAVLMATLAFQAGVAPPCGVWQDD
- the LOC131310306 gene encoding ankyrin repeat-containing protein BDA1-like isoform X1, with the protein product MGGRLNEAEIKVHVSSLHEEHECNLDGAVVKCFNWTPLHAAASSGQLELFQQLLSSSPELADALDSQQRSLLHLASANGHIGIVKALTKVRPEMCLARDRDGANPLHVAAMRGKVEVLDELFQANPHAARAYRVDRGERETILHICVKYNQLQFLQMLLEKYFKGEEFVNAKDNAGNTILHLAVADRRFQIIEHVLSHTEIHVNATNEIKKTAMDILLLGQKKGTEPEGVDYDIQALIRNTRAKRVKDTVDPSKLPERKNAIIIAAVLMATVAFQAGVTPPGGVWQDDSDGHKSGEAVMAYNHPFLFWYFSGFNIIGFVASLVTISLIMIEFPFKKMTHWLLIASLMGATIVSIAIMYLISLAAVAPGPKPSNRTVLHIGGILTITSVTIAAASFLLCMIARTMRKRKSRNNAVDPPSENEANV